The following proteins are co-located in the Urocitellus parryii isolate mUroPar1 chromosome 15, mUroPar1.hap1, whole genome shotgun sequence genome:
- the LOC144250501 gene encoding myeloid cell surface antigen CD33-like — protein sequence MCMADPKGTSQEPRTLCLPMLRLLQSLLWAGYLAQDPGSGVEMPKSVTVQEGLCVLVPCSFSCPGSGIGSVSGYWFHAGDNTDHDSSVASNHPYWTGYEETQGQSHLLGDPGTNNCSLSIRDKQSSDSGLYFFQMEKGRFKWSYCANQVSVHVTALTHTPDILVPGPLESGRPSNLTCSVPWACKQGTPPTFSWEGPSVSSLGPNIIHSSVLTLTPRPQDHGTNLTCQVKFPAAGVTTERTIQLNVTWRSGPMAQVVLVAIGEVAVKILLLGLCLILLRSALPRGGEESEVLQEEGS from the exons ATGTGCATGGCTGATCCTAAAGGAACG TCCCAGGAGCCCAGGACCCTCTGCCTCCCAATGCTGCGGCTGCTGCAGTCCCTGCTGTGGGCAG GGTACCTGGCTCAGGATCCTGGATCTGGTGTGGAGATGCCGAAGTCTGTGACAGTGCAGGAGGGTCTGTGTGTCCTGGTGCCCTGCAGCTTCTCCTGCCCCGGCTCAGGGATTGGCTCTGTCTCTGGCTACTGGTTCCATGCAGGGGACAATACAGACCACGACTCTTCAGTGGCCTCCAACCACCCTTATTGGACAGGGTACGAGGAGACCCAGGGTCAGTCCCATCTCCTCGGGGACCCAGGAACCAACAACTGCTCCCTGAGCATCAGAGACAAGCAGAGTAGTGACAGTGGCTTGTACTTCTTTCAGATGGAGAAAGGAAGGTTCAAGTGGAGTTATTGTGCAAACCAAGTCTCAGTGCATGTGA CAGCCCTGACCCACACCCCTGACATCCTCGTCCCTGGGCCCCTGGAGTCTGGCCGTCCCAGCAACCTGacctgctctgtgccctgggcCTGTAAGCAGGGGACGCCCCCCACCTTCTCCTGGGAAGGGCCCTCTGTGTCCTCCCTGGGCCCCAACATCATCCACTCCTCGGTGCTCACCCTCACCCCGCGGCCCCAGGACCATGGCACCAACCTCACCTGCCAGGTGAAGTTCCCTGCAGCTGGTGTGACCACAGAGAGAACCATCCAGCTCAATGTCACCT GGAGGTCAGGGCCCATGGCCCAGGTGGTCCTGGTGGCCATCGGGGAGGTGGCTGTCAAGATCCTGCTCCTCGGCCTCTGCCTCATCTTGCTCAGGTCAGCGCTGCCCAGGGGTGGAgaggag AGTGAGGTCCTGCAGGAAGAGGGCAGCTAG